A stretch of Drosophila gunungcola strain Sukarami chromosome 3L unlocalized genomic scaffold, Dgunungcola_SK_2 000002F, whole genome shotgun sequence DNA encodes these proteins:
- the LOC128257423 gene encoding uncharacterized protein LOC128257423, whose translation MDCCGNEVRSESIYNMLQALVDSKVVNVQLLSIAVGIFFVVLLLKNNFRCFSGT comes from the coding sequence ATGGACTGCTGCGGCAACGAAGTGCGCAGCGAGAGCATCTACAACATGCTGCAGGCTTTGGTCGATTCGAAGGTGGTCAACGTGCAGCTTTTATCCATTGCCGTGGGCATTTTCTTCGTGGTCCTGctgttaaaaaacaattttcgcTGCTTTTCGGGCACGTAG
- the LOC128257404 gene encoding LOW QUALITY PROTEIN: uncharacterized protein LOC128257404 (The sequence of the model RefSeq protein was modified relative to this genomic sequence to represent the inferred CDS: deleted 1 base in 1 codon) codes for MAASIYATPPPDLSSEDTALSDVSNSSTLNTNRNSNSNSNNNNHNSHTTSGSNSNGNSSNPHEATGATPTATSRTGAQGGGVTSPTAHMVKAMELQLEPKPAGSGTNEADQLEEGRKDALEEEEEEQEQEQEEEHGDANMATMAAAMQLQLLEALSDAAKKRRKQHNPSRLEALNLSGEPTGEVALGQRRADSSTVDYDDKLSKMFLPKSIEQLKETFELLQQQTQETDQRQQHEPEAEMETETEAQTGAMPDISEPSKQRENPYHTYCKQCGESFETEFKLSVHMLQDHGDDRSGEQDPADFLASIKVKLERADVSSPQQEQQQMQPDLMTNGHGKDMEREQEHWFQAMQSQHHPHGHGPQMPPAFPFPPEAALGPAGYLPLLGMSGFPGVDGLNRPPLRIFNPEAYCELCNKEFCNKYFLKTHKANKHGIFDPVGESSTSNTSSHHNNNNNNITSSNNNNSGHPNPSMSSMSQMFQLQREAAQVAKQESTPAGGAASTPVASVHCDICSKRFTNIFAMRRHRAKQHDTQPAGGAQDSPTSQTAQPSQSHRGSPNEPSQLQIKQEMSQESEPKPYQLPEGFREDFTLEQEELSFVPPPRKLPVHLQQQAKEANYSPDKLRRLGVHFPDFFCELCHREYANRYFLRTHKWKRHGLFVPPEELAPQPAGAGKEEAQLPSAWPFMPLNLMLAKAAAASMDHQQGEEREAPEAAELESEQPSKRIKLEQEASPAESYDEDKLNGSVVGLQNLQKLQSMLQQLNDINGKRPLPCHLCGQEQENQYALRAHLMTEHAGQMQLPMPIPIPLPDQQAAHPMVGFYHAQGNPQTPPAPGARSPPGGELRCQQCDRDFATPQEFKQHIAEVHMGRNGALGGSPLREGFFTPERPVAPPAGGTGAPAVPSGNRSAYTLTPTSSYCEICNKELCNKYFMKTHMQRMHGIEIENGAQIGGVVCNICNKELCSKYFLRVHKHNTHGIIEEGSPLPQPRGQNGVKIEAAAAAAAAAAASQPDQPMNVSPPTVEGTSGTSSSGSNHEVCPLCARQFRSFKWLRSHLMNEHGTAGVERLRELDTSQSSARSKPNSPTLKIPNGSGNGNPTPAGSGAGNAAPNLAQALQNLNAQHLFGQMQQQQQMPKMPPLPLPGMFGEPASRFKEYQCSLCPFTTPYYAFLFIHERSHALLNNGGEAMELPLETPAPQPSRNPAKSRSKSSKAVAAPSPIKSEEPEPPLEPTNLSTSAPKVAAHSHSPGTGTGSPAPANNSPKATSSASPKIQRRRSSSKPPTTPNGLGSGSGNGSGNVSGNGNGGLRSAATSPFEACNQLANGSGKPASYAQPDRAEEAYQMQAFHLQPADADSEMQFAPALVYLPVRVRASESATLSFRLTPA; via the exons ATGGCTGCATCCATATATGCCACCCCACCGCCAGATCTGAGCAGCGAGGACACTGCTCTCTCCGATGTCTCCAACTCATCGACACTCAACACAAACaggaacagcaacagcaacagcaacaacaacaaccacaacagcCACACGaccagcggcagcaacagcaacggcaacagcagcaatccACATGAAGCCACAGGAGCAACACCCACAGCCACATCCAGAACGGGAGCACAAGGAGGAGGAGTCACTTCACCCACGGCCCACATGGTTAAGGCAATGGAGCTGCAACTGGAGCCCAAGCCAGCGGGAAGCGGCACAAATGAGGCGGACCAATTGGAGGAGGGGCGCAAGGATGcgctggaggaggaggaggaggagcaggagcaagaACAGGAGGAGGAGCACGGCGATGCCAACATGGCCACAATGGCGGCAGCCATGCAGCTGCAGCTTCTGGAGGCCCTAAGCGATGCGGCCAAGAAGCGGCGCAAGCAGCACAATCCCAGTCGCTTGGAGGCCCTCAATTTGAGTGGCGAG CCCACTGGTGAAGTGGCACTGGGCCAGAGGAGAGCCGACTCCTCCACCGTGGACTACGACGACAAGCTGTCCAAGATGTTCCTACCAAAGTCCATTGAGCAGCTGAAGGAGACCTTCGAattgctgcagcagcaaaCGCAAGAGACGGATCAACGGCAACAGCACGAACCGGAAGCGGAAatggaaacggaaacggaagcgCAAACGGGAGCCATGCCAGACATATCAGAGCCGAGCAAGCAGCGCGAAAACCCCTATCACACCTATTGCAAGCAGTGCGGCGAGAGTTTCGAAACGGAGTTCAAGTTGAGTGTGCACATGCTGCAGGATCATGGCGATGATAGATCCGGTGAGCAGGATCCCGCAGACTTCCTGGCCTCCATCAAGGTGAAACTGGAGCGCGCCGATGTTTCCAGTCCGCAGcaagagcagcagcaaatgCAGCCGGACCTCATGACCAACGGTCATGGCAAGGATATGGAGCGCGAGCAGGAGCACTGGTTCCAGGCCATGCAGTCGCAGCATCATCCGCACGGTCATGGTCCCCAAATGCCGCCGGCCTTTCCCTTTCCCCCGGAGGCAGCCTTGGGTCCAGCTGGCTATCTGCCACTGCTTGGCATGTCCGGATTTCCCGGTGTGGATGGGCTCAATCGTCCGCCGCTGCGCATCTTCAATCCCGAGGCCTACTGCGAACTGTGCAACAAGGAGTTCTGCAACAAGTACTTCCTCAAGACGCACAAGGCCAACAAACATGGCATATTCGATCCCGTCGGCGAGTCGAGCACTTCGAACACTTCCAGTCAccacaacaataacaacaacaatatcaccagtagcaacaacaacaatagtgGTCATCCCAATCCCAGCATGAGTTCCATGAGTCAAATGTTCCAGCTGCAGAGGGAGGCAGCTCAGGTGGCCAAACAGGAGTCCACACCAGCAGGTGGTGCAGCATCCACTCCAGTGGCCTCGGTGCACTGTGACATCTGTTCCAAGCGATTCACCAATATCTTTGCCATGCGTCGTCATCGGGCCAAGCAGCATGACACTCAGCCAGCCGGTGGTGCCCAGGACTCACCCACTTCGCAGACCGCCCAGCCGTCGCAATCCCATCGAGGCAGTCCCAATGAGCCATCGCAACTGCAGATAAAGCAGGAAATGTCCCAGGAATCGGAGCCCAAGCCGTATCAGTTGCCCGAGGGTTTCCGCGAGGACTTCACCCTGGAGCAGGAGGAGCTCAGCTTTGTGCCGCCACCGCGTAAGTTGCCGGTGCATCTCCAGCAGCAGGCCAAGGAGGCCAACTATAGTCCCGACAAGCTGCGTCGCCTGGGCGTCCACTTTCCCGACTTCTTCTGCGAGCTGTGCCACCGCGAGTACGCCAATCGGTACTTCCTGCGCACCCACAAATGGAAGCGCCACGGTCTGTTCGTGCCGCCCGAGGAGCTGGCACCGCAGCCGGCCGGAGCAGGCAAGGAGGAGGCCCAATTGCCTAGTGCCTGGCCCTTTATGCCCCTCAATTTGATGCTGGCCAAGGCAGCGGCTGCCAGCATGGATCATCAGCAAGGGGAGGAGCGCGAGGCGCCGGAAGCTGCAGAACTGGAGTCGGAACAGCCCAGCAAGAGGATCAAACTGGAACAGGAAGCATCGCCAGCCGAGAGCTACGACGAGGACAAGCTAAATGGTTCGGTGGTGGGCCTGCAGAATCTCCAGAAACTGCAGTCCATGCTGCAGCAATTGAACGACATAAATGGCAAACGTCCACTGCCCTGTCATCTTTGTGGCCAGGAGCAGGAGAACCAGTACGCCCTGAGGGCCCACCTCATGACCGAGCACGCTGGCCAGATGCAACTGCCCATGCCCATTCCGATTCCCCTGCCGGATCAGCAGGCCGCACATCCCATGGTCGGCTTCTACCATGCCCAGGGCAATCCGCAGACTCCGCCGGCTCCGGGAGCCAGATCCCCGCCCGGTGGTGAGCTTCGCTGCCAGCAATGCGATCGGGATTTCGCCACGCCCCAGGAATTCAAGCAACATATCGCCGAGGTGCACATGGGCAGGAATGGCGCGTTGGGTGGCAGTCCCCTGCGCGAGGGTTTCTTCACGCCCGAACGCCCAGTGGCGCCGCCAGCGGGCGGAACCGGTGCTCCGGCTGTGCCGTCCGGCAATCGTTCTGCCTACACGCTCACGCCCACCAGCAGCTACTGCGAGATCTGCAACAAGGAGCTGTGCAACAAGTACTTCATGAAGACGCACATGCAGCGCATGCACGGCATCGAGATCGAGAATGGCGCCCAAATCGGCGGAGTGGTGTGCAACATTTGCAACAAGGAGCTCTGCAGCAAGTACTTCCTGCGGGTGCACAAACACAACACGCACGGCATCATCGAGGAGGGATCCCCGCTGCCGCAGCCCAGGGGTCAGAACGGGGTCAAGATCGAGGCAGctgccgccgcagcagcagctgctgcagcatcGCAGCCGGATCAGCCCATGAATGTCTCACCGCCCACAGTGGAGGGCACTTCCGGCACATCGTCATCCGGCAGCAATCACGAGGTGTGTCCACTCTGTGCGCGTCAGTTCCGCAGCTTCAAGTGGCTGCGATCGCATCTGATGAACGAGCACGGAACCGCCGGAGTGGAGCGGCTGAGGGAATTGGACACCAGCCAATCCTCGGCGCGCAGCAAGCCCAACAGTCCCACGCTCAAGATTCCCAACGGCAGTGGCAATGGTAACCCAACTCCAGCGGGCTCCGGAGCTGGAAATGCCGCTCCCAATCTCGCCCAGGCCCTGCAGAACCTCAATGCCCAGCACCTCTTCGGCCagatgcaacagcagcagcagatgccCAAGATGCCGCCACTTCCGCTGCCGGGCATGTTCGGCGAACCGGCGTCCAGGTTCAAGGAGTACCAGTGCTCACTGTGCCCCTTCACCACGCCCTACTACGCCTTTCTCTTCATccacgagcgctcccacgccCTGCTCAACAACGGCGGCGAGGCCATGGAGTTGCCCCTGGAGACGCCGGCACCGCAACCCTCTCGTAATCCGGCCAAGTCCCGCAGCAAATCCAGCAAGGCAGTGGCCGCACCTTCTCCCATCAAGTCCGAAGAACCGGAGCCTCCTCTGGAGCCCACCAACCTCAGCACCTCGGCACCCAAGGTGGCGGCCCATTCCCATTCTCCCGGCACAGGCACAGGATCTCCAGCTCCAGCCAACAACTCCCCCAAGGCAACCAGCTCAGCTTCGCCCAAGATTCAACGCCGTCGATCCTCCTCGAAGCCTCCAACCACGCCCAATGGATTgggcagtggcagtggaaACGGAAGTGGAAACGtaagcggaaacggaaatggtGGCCTTCGATCGGCGGCCACCTCACCCTTCGAGGCCTGCAATCAGTTGGCCAACGGAAGCGGCAAGCCGGCCAGCTATGCGCAGCCGGATCGTGCCGAGGAAGCATATCAGATGCAGGCCTTCCACCTGCAGCCCGCCGACGCCGACTCGGAGATGCAGTTCGCCCCCGCCCTGGTCTACTTGCCCGTGCGGGTCCGGGCCTCGGAGTCGGCCACGCTCAGCTTCCGGCTAACACCAGCCTAG
- the LOC128257412 gene encoding pH-sensitive chloride channel 2, which produces MRNLILNLNLVLWITLIFSCSIRASVGATNETYDDEDCPPLLNTSLQQSQLIQRLTHVCRYDRLERPYVYDPVTAKKLPIVVKTRIYVYFLQNLNSDLLQFKMHALLQLQFQDKRLAFKDFVDPPAENILGQKHLSERLWLPHIFFANERESSILGTDEKDVLTSLSPEGNVIISTRMEATLYCWMNFKKFPFDQQFCSTILESWMYNTSDLVLEWEQVKPISFDPEMRLTEYNMANYWHNTTVVESDGINLRHGAFMGNYSSLSFTVNLKREIGFYLLDYYVPSMMIVAISWVSFWLQADASPPRIMLGTSTMLSFITLSSSQSKTLPKVSYIKVSEVWFLGCTFFIFGSLVEFAFVNTIWRRKENIELKKVNSKYIIKSTLTPRPARRQIGGSLSNDSRARSCSSLDNIVSSTESVRNGNGNMNQGFNNYLTVHPNLPIIKTECADTVSICSERTTNDHIVDMDKDKKDTPPTFTTMTPQEIAMWIDRRSRFLFPAMFLAFNALYWTFVYVL; this is translated from the exons ATGAGGAACCTGATCCTGAACCTGAACCTAGTCTTGTGGATTACGCTGATCTTCAGCTGCAGCATCCGGGCTTCAGTAGG AGCCACTAACGAAACATACGATGACGAGGACTGTCCTCCTTTGTTGAACACAAGCTTGCAGCAATCCCAACTTATCCAAAGATTAACCCATGTCTGCCGTTATGATCGGCTTGAGAGGCCATATG TTTACGATCCAGTGACGGCCAAAAAGCTGCCCATTGTGGTGAAAACGCGAATCTATGTGTACTTCCTGCAGAATCTCAATTCCGACCTGCTGCAGTTCAAGATGCACGCCCTCCTGCAGCTGCAGTTCCAGGACAAACGTCTGGCCTTCAAGGACTTTGTGGACCCGCCCGCCGAAAATATCCTTGGCCAGAAGCACCTGAGCGAGCGCCTCTGGCTGCCGCACATCTTCTTCGCCAACGAACGAGAGTCCAGTATCCTGGGAACGGATGAGAAGGACGTCCTGACTTCGCTGTCGCCCGAGGGAAACGTGATTATCTCCACCCGCATGGAGGCGACCCTCTACTGCTGGATGAACTTCAAGAAGTTCCCCTTCGATCAGCAGTTCTGCTCCACGATCCTGGAGAGCT GGATGTACAACACCTCTGACTTGGTCCTGGAATGGGAGCAGGTCAAACCCATCTCCTTCGATCCGGAAATGAGACTGACGGAGTACAACATGGCCAACTATTGGCACAACACCACTGTGGTGGAGTCGGATGGCATCAACCTGCGCCATGGAGCTTTCA TGGGTAACTACAGTTCGCTGAGCTTTACTGTCAATCTGAAGCGTGAAATTGGCTTCTATCTGCTGGACTACTATGTGCCCTCCATGATGATCGTGGCCATCTCTTGGGTGTCCTTTTGGCTGCAGGCGGATGCCTCTCCTCCGCGTATAATGCTGG GAACCAGCACCATGCTGTCGTTTATCACCCTGTCCTCGTCGCAGAGCAAGACCCTGCCCAAGGTGAGCTACATAAAGGTGTCGGAGGTGTGGTTCCTGGGCTGCACCTTCTTCATCTTCGGCAGCCTGGTGGAGTTCGCCTTTGTGAACACGATCTGGCGCCGCAAGGAGAACATTGAGCTGAAGAAGGTCAACAGCAAGTACATCATCAAGTCCACTTTAACGCCGCGGCCTGCACGTCGCCAAATTGGCGGCAGCCTGAGCAACGATTCCAGGGCGAGATCCTGTTCCAGTTTGGACAACATTGTCTCAAGCACGGAGAGTGTTCGCAATGGAAATGGCAATATGAACCAGGGCTTTAACAACTACTTGACAGTTCAT CCCAATTTACCGATCATCAAGACCGAGTGCGCCGACACCGTGTCCATTTGCAGTGAGCGGACTACCAACGATCACATTGTGGACATGGACAAGGATAAGAAGGATACGCCGCCCACATTCACCACCATGACTCCGCAGGAGATCGCAATGTGGATCGATAGGCGCTCCCGATTCCTTTTCCCTGCGATGTTCCTGGCCTTCAACGCCTTGTACTGGACCTTCGTCTATGTTTTGTGA
- the LOC128257418 gene encoding MICOS complex subunit MIC13 homolog QIL1 translates to MVVGFLVRGGLLAGIVYYTRKVGVWGDADETDKLYNTVKSELCPYVQKVQKQLPFEVPQLPNTGEMRFLAKHYYNEGVKSSFRFVHMLPCYAGRGLKKVKDTFQDFAKSPAITGEPESSAAK, encoded by the exons ATGGTTGTTGG ATTTCTAGTGCGCGGCGGTCTGCTGGCCGGAATCGTCTACTACACACGCAAAGTGGGAGTCTGGGGGGATGCGGACGAGACGGACAAGCTCTACAACACCGTGAAGTCGGAGCTGTGTCCGTACGTCCAGAAGGTGCAGAAGCAGCTGCCGTTCGAGGTGCCCCAGTTGCCCAACACCGGCGAGATGCGCTTCCTGGCCAAGCACTACTACAACGAGGGCGTGAAGAGCTCCTTCCGCTTCGTCCACATGCTGCCCTGCTACGCGGGACGGGGTCTCAAGAAGGTCAAGGACACGTTCCAGGACTTTGCCAAGTCGCCGGCGATCACCGGCGAACCGGAGTCCAGTGCGGCGAAGTAA
- the LOC128257422 gene encoding cytochrome b-c1 complex subunit 8 has product MRLSSILNGQHFGNLAKVHGIVTYKLSPFEQRAFAGAISKGLPNMVRRFRSNVFIVTPPFILGYLIYDLTERQHTALLRKNPADYANDE; this is encoded by the exons ATGCGTCTGTCCTCGATCCTGAATGGCCAGCACTTTGGCAACTTGGCCAAGGTGCACGGCATCGTCACCTACAAACTGTCGCCCTTTGAGCAGCGCGCCTTCGCCGGAGCGATCAGCAAGGGTCTGCCCAATATGGTGCGTCGTTTCCGCTCCAACGTCTTCATCGTTACCCCAC CCTTCATCCTGGGCTACCTGATCTACGATCTGACCGAGCGCCAGCACACCGCCCTGCTGCGCAAGAACCCCGCTGACTATGCGAACGACGAATAA
- the LOC128257415 gene encoding uncharacterized protein LOC128257415 has product MVGSKHINKLAAKERKNLLRRCALARPNEMECEDVVVVAGPSTSVAVKQDDFLMEAFAKSEFHFDLTQGSPPNDRVGELTKRVRALEEKLEANTKTLEANTRQLAESTHQVSKLAALLQLFLKGKTKKVAVDVAFPVSNDEDLLDLDLKISSGTKGDYIQAITTLLERNNLPKAIKSVLAEPLLCEYNIDGVNGKKALKTFPEFFSVLIDSISSLDCQQPAEKALAHALSCVKNNANKKKNKK; this is encoded by the exons ATGGTAGGctcaaaacatataaataaattagcgGCGAAAGAAAGGAAGAATTTATTGAGGCGATGTGCTCTAGCAAGGCCCAATGAAATGGAATGCGAGGACGTAGTTGTAGTAGCAGGGCCTAGCACATCAGTCGCTGTCAAAC aagACGACTTTTTGATGGAAGCCTTCGCAAAGTCGGAATTCCATTTCGACCTGACCCAAGGATCCCCACCCAACGATCGGGTGGGTGAGCTGACGAAGAGGGTCCGGGCTTTGGAGGAGAAGCTGGAGGCCAACACAAAAACACTTGAAGCCAATACAAGGCAGTTGGCAGAAAGCACCCACCAGGTGTCAAAGCTAGCGGCCTTGCTGCAACTTTTTCTCAAGGGAAAGACAAAAAAAGTAGCAGTCGATGTGGCGTTCCCGGTCTCTAACGATGAGGATCTCTTAGATTTAGACCTAAAGATAAGCTCAGGGACTAAAGGAGACTAT ATTCAAGCCATAACTACTCTGTTGGAGCGCAACAATCTGCCAAAGGCAATTAAAAGTGTGTTGGCAGAGCCCCTGCTATGTGAATACAATATAGATGGTGTCAACGGAAAGAAGGCGTTGAAAACATTTCCGGAattcttttcagttttaatcg ATAGCATCAGTTCGTTGGATTGCCAGCAGCCGGCGGAGAAGGCCCTGGCACACGCCCTATCTTGTGTTAAGAACAACGCTAATaagaaaaagaataaaaaatag